The following are encoded in a window of Streptomyces sp. SAT1 genomic DNA:
- a CDS encoding PspC domain-containing protein, giving the protein MGPFGFRRDRRHKMIAGVCAGLGRRCDMDPVIFRITLAVLSATGGIGLIFYGFAWLFVPLDDEDENEVRKLLTGRVNGHALAAVLFSLVGCGVFLSMLRNGSVLTFAVVLSLLLAGAGYWSQHRGSADPDPLAAQAAADAPPEAKAPPAPSSYPSWWREPIVKDGTHVGGTGYLWGPQDPRDRDVAAAVNISRGRPGRQTRTPAPDTPRERGPRPIGGWIFLLAVGAGALGTRLTWYDHTLPGSLQTGLACALGVFGLGIAVSAFLGRTGVGSILLAVITAGLLATSTTLPDNVSAHWSHATWQPAAVTEVRPRYDLGTGDGTLDLSRIRLGKGQKVTARAEVGVGRLRVVVPPDVTLRATIDVGVGDIQLPGDGSRDVDVAPGRSRQITLDPAEGVKGTGTVDLDLHVGIGQAEVSRAAS; this is encoded by the coding sequence ATGGGCCCGTTCGGTTTCCGGCGGGACCGGCGCCACAAGATGATCGCCGGGGTCTGCGCGGGACTGGGACGCCGGTGCGACATGGACCCGGTGATCTTCCGGATCACCCTGGCCGTGCTCTCCGCGACCGGCGGTATCGGTCTCATCTTCTACGGCTTCGCCTGGCTCTTCGTCCCCCTCGACGACGAGGACGAGAACGAGGTGCGCAAGCTCCTCACCGGCCGGGTCAACGGCCATGCGCTGGCCGCCGTGCTGTTCTCGCTGGTCGGCTGCGGAGTGTTCCTGTCCATGCTGCGCAACGGCAGCGTGCTCACCTTCGCCGTCGTCCTCTCCCTCCTCCTGGCCGGGGCCGGGTACTGGTCGCAGCACCGGGGCTCGGCCGACCCGGACCCGCTGGCGGCCCAGGCCGCCGCCGACGCGCCGCCGGAGGCCAAGGCACCCCCGGCCCCTTCGTCGTACCCGTCCTGGTGGCGGGAGCCGATCGTCAAGGACGGCACCCATGTCGGCGGCACGGGGTATCTGTGGGGACCGCAGGACCCGCGGGACCGGGACGTCGCGGCGGCCGTCAACATCAGCCGGGGCCGCCCCGGGCGTCAGACGCGGACCCCGGCCCCGGACACACCCCGCGAGCGGGGCCCGCGCCCGATCGGCGGCTGGATCTTCCTGCTCGCCGTCGGGGCCGGTGCCCTCGGCACGCGCCTGACCTGGTACGACCACACGCTTCCCGGCAGCCTCCAGACCGGTCTGGCCTGTGCGCTGGGCGTCTTCGGCCTGGGCATCGCGGTCAGCGCGTTCCTCGGCCGGACGGGGGTGGGCTCGATCCTGCTGGCCGTCATCACCGCCGGCCTCCTCGCCACCTCCACGACGCTCCCGGACAACGTCAGCGCCCACTGGTCGCACGCGACCTGGCAGCCCGCCGCCGTGACCGAGGTCCGGCCGAGGTACGACCTGGGCACCGGCGACGGCACGCTCGACCTGTCCCGAATACGGCTGGGCAAGGGCCAGAAGGTGACCGCGCGGGCCGAGGTGGGTGTGGGCCGGCTGCGGGTGGTCGTCCCCCCGGACGTGACCCTGCGGGCGACGATCGACGTGGGCGTCGGCGACATCCAGCTGCCGGGCGACGGCTCACGGGACGTGGACGTGGCCCCGGGCCGGTCCCGGCAGATCACGCTGGATCCGGCGGAGGGCGTCAAGGGCACCGGGACGGTCGACCTCGATCTGCACGTGGGCATCGGACAGGCGGAGGTGAGCCGTGCTGCTTCATGA
- a CDS encoding ATP-binding protein, with protein sequence MPEAAALPVDDPRPPRKLYRSSDGRWLGGVARGLAGHLGLPVVWVRLVFAGLFMADGLGALLYAAFWFFVPLGVGGVGGQRPPAFVTTETSPDGRRRIVTRRPDKGQIVALLLMVVVASVFVGSVNLGGGAKAYLLPAVLVAAGVALVWRQADNARRARWMEVGRRRRTLTLLRAGAGVLLVTAGVSAIFVLQGSAAHLGSVLQAGLAVLVGITLLAGPYLVRMTQDLSEERLMRIRAQERAEVAAHVHDSVLHTLTLIQRNAENAGEVRRLARAQERDLRAWLYKPEGNGKDEEDEPATLAEAVKRNAAEVEDKHGVPLEVVVVGDCPLDERIGAQMQAAREAMVNAAKYGGEGGAVQVYAEVEGRKVFVSVRDRGPGFDLDAIPADRMGVRESIIGRMERNGGTARLRAVPDGGTEVELEMERAENT encoded by the coding sequence ATGCCGGAAGCCGCAGCACTGCCCGTCGACGACCCGCGGCCCCCGCGCAAGCTCTACCGCAGCAGCGACGGACGCTGGCTGGGCGGAGTGGCGCGGGGCCTCGCCGGGCACCTCGGGCTGCCCGTGGTGTGGGTGCGGCTCGTCTTCGCCGGGCTGTTCATGGCCGACGGCCTCGGCGCGCTGCTGTACGCGGCCTTCTGGTTCTTCGTGCCGCTCGGCGTCGGCGGGGTCGGCGGGCAGCGGCCGCCGGCCTTCGTGACCACGGAGACCTCGCCGGACGGCCGCCGCAGGATCGTCACCCGCAGACCGGACAAGGGCCAGATCGTCGCCCTGCTGCTCATGGTCGTCGTGGCGTCGGTCTTCGTCGGCAGCGTCAACCTCGGCGGCGGCGCCAAGGCATATCTCCTGCCCGCCGTCCTGGTCGCCGCGGGCGTCGCCCTCGTCTGGCGCCAGGCGGACAACGCCCGGCGGGCCCGCTGGATGGAGGTCGGCCGCCGCCGCCGTACGCTCACCCTGCTGCGCGCGGGCGCGGGCGTGCTGCTGGTCACCGCGGGCGTCTCCGCCATCTTCGTCCTCCAGGGCTCGGCCGCCCACCTCGGCTCGGTCCTCCAGGCGGGCCTCGCCGTGCTCGTCGGGATAACGCTGCTGGCCGGGCCGTATCTGGTGCGGATGACCCAGGACCTCTCCGAGGAGCGGCTGATGCGCATCCGCGCCCAGGAGCGCGCCGAGGTCGCCGCCCACGTCCACGACTCGGTGCTGCACACCCTGACCCTGATCCAGCGCAACGCGGAGAACGCGGGAGAGGTGCGCCGCCTCGCCCGCGCCCAGGAGCGCGACCTGCGCGCCTGGCTCTACAAGCCGGAGGGCAACGGCAAGGACGAGGAGGACGAACCGGCCACGCTCGCCGAGGCGGTGAAGCGCAACGCCGCCGAGGTCGAGGACAAGCACGGCGTCCCCCTGGAGGTGGTCGTGGTCGGCGACTGCCCGCTCGACGAGCGGATCGGAGCCCAGATGCAGGCCGCGAGGGAAGCCATGGTGAACGCCGCCAAGTACGGTGGCGAGGGCGGCGCCGTGCAGGTGTACGCCGAGGTCGAGGGGCGCAAGGTCTTCGTGTCCGTCCGCGACCGGGGGCCCGGCTTCGACCTCGACGCGATACCCGCCGACCGCATGGGTGTCAGAGAATCGATCATTGGCCGCATGGAGCGCAACGGGGGAACGGCCCGGCTGCGCGCGGTGCCGGACGGCGGCACGGAGGTCGAGCTGGAGATGGAGAGGGCGGAGAACACGTGA
- a CDS encoding LuxR C-terminal-related transcriptional regulator, with the protein MSDPTEANGTAAEATEAAGTTGGGAGRHVRVVLVDDHRMFRTGVRAEIGRTDETGVEVVGEAPDVDQAVAVITESRPEVVLLDVHLPGGGGVEVLRRCAALTADTERPVRFLALSVSDAAEDVIGVIRGGARGYVTKTITGTDLVDSIFRVQEGDAVFSPRLAGFVLDAFASTDAPPVDEDLDRLTQREREVLRLIARGYAYKEIAKQLFISVKTVESHVSAVLRKLQLSNRHELTRWATARRLV; encoded by the coding sequence ATGAGCGACCCGACCGAGGCGAACGGCACGGCGGCCGAGGCGACGGAGGCGGCCGGTACCACGGGCGGCGGGGCGGGGCGGCACGTGCGCGTGGTCCTCGTCGACGACCACCGTATGTTCCGTACGGGGGTGCGGGCCGAGATCGGGCGGACCGACGAGACCGGGGTCGAGGTGGTCGGTGAGGCCCCCGACGTCGACCAGGCGGTCGCGGTCATCACCGAGTCCCGTCCCGAGGTGGTCCTGCTGGACGTCCATCTGCCCGGCGGCGGTGGCGTGGAGGTGCTGCGGCGCTGCGCCGCGCTGACGGCCGACACCGAGCGGCCCGTCCGCTTCCTCGCGCTGTCCGTCTCGGACGCCGCGGAGGACGTGATCGGGGTGATCCGGGGCGGGGCGCGCGGCTATGTGACCAAGACGATCACGGGCACCGACCTCGTCGACTCGATCTTCCGGGTGCAGGAGGGCGACGCCGTGTTCTCCCCGCGGCTCGCCGGGTTCGTCCTCGACGCCTTCGCCTCCACCGACGCCCCGCCGGTCGACGAGGACCTCGACCGGCTCACCCAGCGCGAGCGCGAGGTGCTGCGGCTCATCGCCCGCGGGTACGCCTACAAGGAGATCGCCAAGCAGCTCTTCATCTCGGTGAAGACGGTGGAGTCCCATGTCTCGGCCGTGCTGCGCAAGCTCCAGCTGTCCAACCGCCACGAGCTGACCCGCTGGGCCACCGCGCGCCGCCTGGTGTGA
- a CDS encoding C40 family peptidase, whose protein sequence is MASHRKPRPRLLSGSTARTAATLALAGAAAATGFDGSAQAAPQLTPEQVRATVDRLYQEAETATQKYDGEREQAEASGKRLRALGDEAARGQAGLNAARETLGAIAAAQYRDGGIDPAVQFLLSDDPRHYLEGAALAERAGARQGAAVAQVRRQLRGIEQARGAARTELAALRSRQAELRRQKDTIDGKLAEARRLLDRLTPPQRAASVEDGAGAGARASRSGSAAGARDALTAQGPIAAPTSRAAAAVAYAYQKLGSPYVWGATGPHAFDCSGLVQAAYRAAGISLPRTTYAQIGAGRRVPRAGLRPGDLVFFYSGISHVGIYVGKGQMIHAPNPSAPVRLAPVDQMPFAGATRVA, encoded by the coding sequence GTGGCCTCGCACCGCAAGCCCCGACCACGCCTGCTCAGCGGCAGCACCGCACGAACCGCCGCCACCCTCGCCCTCGCGGGCGCGGCGGCGGCCACGGGCTTCGACGGCTCCGCACAGGCCGCGCCGCAGCTGACGCCGGAGCAGGTCAGGGCCACGGTGGACCGGCTGTACCAGGAGGCGGAGACCGCCACCCAGAAGTACGACGGCGAGCGGGAGCAGGCGGAAGCGTCCGGGAAGCGGCTGCGGGCCCTGGGCGACGAGGCGGCCCGCGGACAGGCCGGGCTCAACGCGGCCCGGGAGACGCTGGGCGCCATCGCCGCCGCGCAGTACCGGGACGGCGGGATCGACCCCGCCGTGCAGTTCCTGCTCTCCGACGACCCCCGCCACTACCTGGAGGGCGCCGCGCTGGCGGAGCGGGCGGGCGCCCGGCAGGGCGCGGCCGTGGCACAGGTGCGCAGGCAGCTGCGCGGGATCGAGCAGGCGCGCGGCGCGGCCCGCACCGAGCTGGCCGCGCTCCGGTCGCGGCAGGCGGAACTGCGGCGGCAGAAGGACACGATCGACGGCAAGCTGGCCGAGGCCAGGCGGCTGCTGGACCGGCTCACCCCGCCGCAGCGCGCGGCGTCCGTCGAGGACGGCGCCGGGGCCGGGGCGCGGGCCTCCCGGTCCGGGTCCGCCGCGGGCGCGCGGGACGCGCTCACCGCCCAGGGGCCCATCGCGGCACCCACCTCCCGGGCGGCGGCGGCCGTCGCGTACGCGTACCAGAAGCTCGGCAGCCCCTATGTGTGGGGCGCCACCGGGCCGCACGCCTTCGACTGCTCCGGCCTGGTCCAGGCGGCCTACCGCGCCGCCGGGATCTCCCTCCCCCGCACCACCTACGCCCAGATCGGCGCCGGCCGCCGGGTCCCCCGCGCCGGACTGCGCCCCGGCGACCTGGTGTTCTTCTACTCCGGGATCAGCCACGTCGGCATCTATGTGGGCAAGGGGCAGATGATCCACGCCCCGAACCCCTCGGCCCCGGTCCGCCTGGCCCCGGTCGACCAGATGCCGTTCGCCGGGGCGACCCGGGTGGCGTAA
- a CDS encoding tellurite resistance/C4-dicarboxylate transporter family protein, protein MPVTSPLRAWLAQRPPAAGAAVMASGIVSIGLGLTGFEALSLAVLAVACVAWVALAADFALRLLRERERWTAEAGTPGALTGVAATTVLGTRFSNLGWQWLAEALLALAAVLWPWLLPRVVRNSPRPMPGAVFLCCVATEGLAVLGASVAKAESAAWLAHTALVFFWLGLVLYLFALSRFGLRQVLTGRGDHWVAGGALAISTVAGAKLIAAGGAGHYLWNKDDDGVLHTVTLALLVLDLAWYAVLVVAEVVRPRPGYDVRRWSTVFPMGMTATAALSVAGTLDKPFEGLGEVLLWVSVAAWLAVAAGAVAEARTELADAAR, encoded by the coding sequence ATGCCCGTCACCTCACCTCTTCGCGCCTGGCTGGCGCAGCGTCCGCCCGCGGCCGGTGCCGCCGTGATGGCCAGCGGCATCGTCTCGATCGGGCTGGGCCTGACGGGCTTCGAGGCGCTGTCCCTCGCGGTCCTCGCGGTGGCCTGCGTCGCCTGGGTGGCGCTGGCCGCGGACTTCGCCCTGCGGCTGCTGCGCGAACGGGAGCGCTGGACGGCCGAGGCCGGCACGCCGGGCGCGCTCACCGGGGTCGCCGCGACCACCGTGCTGGGTACGCGCTTCTCCAACCTGGGCTGGCAGTGGCTCGCCGAGGCGCTGCTCGCGCTGGCCGCCGTGCTGTGGCCGTGGCTGCTGCCGCGCGTCGTGCGCAACTCGCCGCGCCCCATGCCGGGGGCGGTCTTCCTGTGCTGCGTGGCCACCGAGGGACTCGCCGTGCTCGGCGCCTCGGTGGCGAAGGCCGAGTCCGCGGCCTGGCTCGCGCACACGGCGCTCGTCTTCTTCTGGCTGGGCCTGGTGCTCTATCTCTTCGCCCTGTCCCGCTTCGGCCTCCGCCAGGTGCTCACGGGGCGTGGCGACCACTGGGTCGCGGGCGGCGCGCTGGCGATCTCCACGGTGGCCGGGGCGAAGCTGATCGCCGCCGGCGGCGCGGGGCACTACCTGTGGAACAAGGACGACGACGGCGTCCTGCACACCGTGACCCTCGCGCTGCTCGTGCTCGACCTCGCCTGGTACGCGGTCCTGGTCGTGGCGGAGGTGGTCCGGCCCCGGCCCGGGTACGACGTACGCCGCTGGTCGACCGTCTTCCCCATGGGCATGACGGCGACGGCGGCGCTGTCCGTCGCCGGCACGCTGGACAAGCCGTTCGAGGGGCTCGGCGAGGTGCTGCTCTGGGTGTCGGTGGCGGCGTGGCTGGCCGTCGCGGCGGGCGCGGTCGCCGAGGCGCGCACCGAACTGGCGGACGCCGCGCGCTGA
- a CDS encoding IS110 family transposase, translating into MFDTEDVGVFLGLDVGKTAHHGHGLTLAGKKVFDKQLPNSEPKLRAVFDKLTTKFGTVLVIVDQPASIGALPLTVARDAGCKVAYLPGLAMRRIADLYPGEAKTDAKDAAVIADAARTMPHTLRSLELTDEITAELTVLAGFDQDLAAEATRTSNRIRGLLTQFHPSLERVVGPRLDHPALTWLLERYGSPAALRKAGRRRLVEVVRPKAPRMAVRLIDDIFDALDEQTVVVPGTGTLDTVIPSLARSLAAVHEQRRALEAQIRALLEDHPLSKVLTSMPGVAVRTAAVLLVTVGDGTSFPTAAHLASYAGLAPATKSSGTSIHGEHAPRGGNRQLKRAMFLSAFAALHDPTSRTYYDKCRTRGKTHTQALLRLARHRISVLFAMLRDGTFYEPRVPETAAA; encoded by the coding sequence ATGTTCGACACCGAAGACGTGGGCGTGTTCCTCGGCCTGGACGTCGGCAAAACCGCTCATCACGGCCACGGGCTCACCCTGGCCGGGAAGAAGGTCTTCGACAAGCAGCTGCCCAACAGCGAGCCGAAGCTGCGGGCGGTCTTCGACAAGCTGACCACGAAGTTCGGCACCGTCCTGGTGATCGTGGACCAGCCCGCCTCCATCGGCGCCCTCCCGCTGACCGTGGCCAGGGATGCGGGCTGCAAGGTCGCCTACCTGCCCGGCCTGGCGATGCGGCGGATCGCCGACCTGTATCCGGGTGAGGCGAAGACCGACGCGAAGGACGCCGCGGTGATCGCTGACGCGGCCCGCACCATGCCGCATACGCTGCGCTCGCTGGAACTGACCGACGAGATCACCGCCGAGCTGACCGTGCTGGCGGGCTTCGACCAGGACCTCGCGGCCGAGGCCACCCGCACCTCCAACCGGATACGCGGCCTGCTCACCCAGTTCCACCCCTCGCTGGAGCGCGTCGTCGGACCACGCCTGGACCACCCCGCCTTGACCTGGCTGCTGGAACGCTACGGCTCCCCGGCCGCGCTGCGGAAAGCCGGCCGCCGCAGACTCGTCGAGGTGGTCAGACCCAAGGCTCCACGCATGGCCGTCCGGCTGATCGACGACATCTTCGACGCGCTCGACGAACAGACCGTCGTCGTCCCCGGCACCGGCACCCTCGACACTGTGATCCCTTCTCTGGCCCGCTCGCTCGCCGCCGTCCACGAACAGCGCCGGGCGTTGGAAGCCCAGATCAGAGCCCTGCTGGAGGATCACCCTCTTTCCAAGGTCCTGACCTCGATGCCGGGAGTCGCGGTCAGGACCGCCGCAGTTCTGCTGGTGACCGTCGGCGACGGCACCAGTTTCCCCACCGCCGCCCACCTGGCCTCCTACGCCGGCCTGGCTCCGGCAACGAAGTCCTCGGGGACCTCGATCCACGGCGAACACGCGCCACGAGGCGGAAACCGGCAGCTCAAACGTGCGATGTTCCTCTCCGCGTTCGCAGCCCTGCACGACCCCACCTCCCGCACCTACTACGACAAATGCCGGACCCGCGGGAAGACCCATACCCAGGCCCTCCTCCGCCTCGCCCGCCACCGCATCAGCGTCCTGTTCGCGATGCTCCGTGACGGCACTTTCTACGAACCACGCGTCCCGGAAACAGCCGCCGCATGA
- the pcrA gene encoding DNA helicase PcrA, which translates to MSSLFDDSFLADLQAPRGHEEEPPPPEDEHAPEPVPDDLFGGKFDVPPDQGSRGADSYYRDGAPRPAVDPAALLDGLNENQRAAVVHSGSPLLIVAGAGSGKTRVLTHRIAHLLGARGVHPGQILAITFTNKAAGEMKERVEQLVGPRANAMWVMTFHSACVRILRRESKRLGFTSSFSIYDAADSKRLMALVCRDLDLDPKRFPPKSFSAKISNLKNELIDEEDFAAQATDGFEKTLAQAYALYQSRLREANALDFDDLIMTTVNLLRAFPDVAEHYRRRFRHVLVDEYQDTNHAQYALVRELVGTAAHPEDVPPGPDDLGPAELCVVGDADQSIYAFRGATIRNILQFEEDYADATTILLEQNYRSTQTILTAANAVIERNESRRPKNLWTNAGAGARITGYVADTEHDEAQFVAEEIDRLTDAGEAKAGDVAVFYRTNAQSRVFEEIFIRVGLPYKVVGGVRFYERKEVRDVLAYLRVLANPEDSVPLRRILNVPKRGIGERAEAMIDALAQREKISFPQALRRVEEAYGMAARSTNAVKRFNTLMEELRTIVESGAGPATVLEAVLERTGYLAELQSSTDPQDETRIENLQELAAVALEFEQGREEGESVALSEFLEQVALVADSDQIPDEEDGDGVITLMTLHTAKGLEFPVVFLTGMEDGVFPHMRALGQVKELEEERRLAYVGITRARERLYLTRSAMRSAWGQPSYNPPSRFLEEIPEAHVDWKRTGGSAPMSSGPASGVAASLSSSRSRSSASGASGFATRRSAEKPVVALAVGDRVTHDQFGLGTVVAVKGTGGNTEATIDFGDTKPKRLLLRYAPVEKL; encoded by the coding sequence ATGAGCAGCCTCTTTGACGACAGCTTCCTGGCGGACCTCCAGGCCCCCCGCGGCCACGAGGAGGAACCCCCGCCCCCCGAGGACGAGCACGCTCCGGAGCCGGTTCCGGACGATCTGTTCGGCGGGAAGTTCGACGTGCCCCCGGACCAGGGCTCCCGCGGCGCGGACTCCTACTACCGCGACGGCGCCCCGCGTCCGGCCGTCGACCCGGCCGCCCTCCTGGACGGGCTCAACGAGAACCAGCGCGCGGCCGTCGTCCACTCCGGCTCCCCGCTGCTCATCGTGGCCGGCGCCGGTTCCGGCAAGACCCGGGTGCTCACCCACCGCATCGCCCACCTGCTGGGCGCGCGGGGCGTCCACCCCGGGCAGATCCTGGCGATCACCTTCACCAACAAGGCCGCCGGTGAGATGAAGGAGCGCGTCGAGCAGCTCGTCGGCCCGCGGGCCAACGCGATGTGGGTGATGACCTTCCACAGCGCGTGCGTGCGCATCCTGCGCCGGGAGTCCAAGCGGCTCGGCTTCACCTCCTCCTTCTCGATCTACGACGCCGCCGACTCCAAGCGCCTGATGGCCCTGGTCTGCCGCGACCTGGACCTCGACCCCAAGCGCTTCCCGCCCAAGTCCTTCAGCGCGAAGATCAGCAATCTGAAGAACGAGCTGATCGACGAGGAGGACTTCGCCGCCCAGGCCACCGACGGCTTCGAGAAGACCCTCGCCCAGGCGTACGCCCTCTACCAGTCGCGGCTGCGCGAGGCCAACGCCCTCGACTTCGACGACCTGATCATGACGACGGTCAACCTGCTGCGCGCCTTCCCGGACGTCGCCGAGCACTACCGCCGCCGCTTCCGGCACGTCCTGGTCGACGAGTACCAGGACACCAACCACGCCCAGTACGCCCTCGTGCGGGAGCTCGTCGGCACCGCCGCCCACCCCGAGGACGTCCCGCCGGGACCGGACGACCTCGGCCCCGCCGAGCTGTGCGTGGTCGGTGACGCCGACCAGTCGATCTACGCCTTCCGCGGCGCGACCATCCGCAACATCCTCCAGTTCGAGGAGGACTACGCGGACGCGACGACGATCCTGCTGGAGCAGAACTACCGCTCCACGCAGACCATCCTGACCGCCGCCAACGCGGTCATCGAGCGCAACGAGTCGCGCCGCCCGAAGAACCTGTGGACCAACGCCGGCGCCGGTGCCCGCATCACCGGCTATGTCGCGGACACCGAGCACGACGAGGCCCAGTTCGTCGCCGAGGAGATAGACCGCCTCACGGACGCGGGCGAGGCCAAGGCGGGCGACGTCGCCGTCTTCTACCGCACCAACGCGCAGTCCCGTGTCTTCGAGGAGATCTTCATCCGCGTCGGCCTGCCCTACAAGGTCGTCGGCGGGGTCCGCTTCTACGAGCGCAAGGAGGTCCGGGACGTCCTCGCCTACCTGCGGGTCCTGGCCAACCCGGAGGACTCCGTCCCACTGCGCCGCATCCTCAACGTGCCCAAGCGGGGCATCGGCGAGCGCGCCGAGGCGATGATCGACGCGCTCGCCCAGCGGGAGAAGATCAGCTTCCCGCAGGCGCTGCGCCGGGTCGAGGAGGCGTACGGCATGGCCGCGCGCTCGACCAACGCCGTCAAGCGGTTCAACACGCTGATGGAGGAGCTGCGCACCATCGTCGAGTCGGGCGCCGGGCCGGCCACGGTCCTGGAGGCCGTCCTCGAACGCACGGGCTATCTGGCCGAGTTGCAGTCCTCCACCGACCCGCAGGACGAGACCCGGATCGAGAACCTCCAGGAACTCGCCGCCGTCGCACTGGAGTTCGAGCAGGGTCGTGAGGAGGGCGAGTCGGTCGCGCTCTCCGAGTTCCTGGAGCAGGTCGCCCTGGTCGCCGACTCCGACCAGATCCCCGACGAGGAGGACGGCGACGGCGTCATCACCCTGATGACCCTGCACACCGCCAAGGGCCTGGAGTTCCCGGTGGTCTTCCTCACCGGCATGGAGGACGGCGTCTTCCCGCACATGCGGGCCCTCGGCCAGGTCAAGGAGCTGGAGGAGGAGCGCCGGCTCGCCTACGTCGGCATCACCCGCGCGCGGGAGCGGCTGTATCTGACCCGCTCGGCGATGCGCAGCGCGTGGGGGCAGCCGTCGTACAACCCGCCCTCCCGCTTCCTGGAGGAGATCCCGGAGGCGCACGTGGACTGGAAGCGCACGGGTGGTTCCGCGCCCATGTCCTCCGGGCCCGCCTCCGGTGTCGCGGCGTCGCTGTCGTCGTCCCGTTCGCGTTCGTCGGCGTCCGGCGCCTCCGGGTTCGCCACCCGCCGGAGCGCGGAGAAGCCGGTGGTGGCCCTCGCCGTCGGCGACCGGGTCACGCACGACCAGTTCGGCCTGGGCACGGTGGTCGCCGTCAAGGGCACCGGTGGCAACACGGAGGCGACGATCGACTTCGGCGACACCAAGCCCAAGCGGCTGCTGCTGCGGTACGCGCCGGTCGAGAAGCTGTAG
- a CDS encoding M23 family metallopeptidase: MNDRHPSGTATPPAPASDDAPAPYAPYGGQEAAYGDFTTYGDHGTTGFHTGAHSTAGFPADPLFGELPDGGRTDGGGTTGAYDTTQWSTGSHQTVHHDLYAAQHHAAYDTGAYDTTAWATGYQHLSAVPQQSGSPEATGQWDTGAWLQGAPAAAPDDRTQQAADRTQQWDWGTQTFDTGAYDATLWNTGAPAADDTAPAPGNFPAQRTYDESATYEAAGTYDETGTYEETGAYEEHRPHDETRTFDRLDPYAAAPGGPDSGTERGGPADTGELPVAALLEEQEEITPVPSSRAASRGQGRSRRRPPARRSALLTVAVPSVCVVGVAGIAAASVGSFTDDGKDTAAASASEAHPVQPATANNKLDTQLQSLSAGADDFADRASRTQERIDLKAQQEADRKKAAEEAERKERLRPKFALPVAQKGLSAYFGQAGVNWMSVHTGIDFPVWYGTTVMAATDGTVRTQFNSAYGNMLILTAKDGTETWYCHLSRYQVVTGATVKAGQPIAFSGKSGNSTGPHLHFEVRPGGGAPINPLPWLRSHGLDPT; this comes from the coding sequence GTGAACGACCGCCACCCGTCGGGGACCGCGACGCCCCCGGCTCCGGCCTCCGACGACGCCCCGGCGCCCTACGCGCCGTACGGCGGACAGGAAGCCGCCTACGGCGACTTCACCACGTACGGCGACCACGGCACCACCGGTTTCCACACCGGCGCTCACAGCACGGCCGGCTTCCCGGCCGACCCGCTCTTCGGCGAACTCCCCGACGGCGGCCGGACGGACGGCGGCGGCACGACCGGCGCGTACGACACCACCCAGTGGTCCACCGGCAGCCACCAGACCGTGCACCACGACCTGTACGCGGCCCAGCACCACGCCGCGTACGACACCGGCGCCTACGACACGACCGCCTGGGCCACCGGCTACCAGCACCTGTCGGCCGTACCGCAGCAGTCGGGCTCCCCCGAGGCCACCGGCCAGTGGGACACGGGCGCCTGGCTCCAGGGCGCGCCCGCCGCGGCCCCGGACGACCGGACCCAGCAGGCCGCCGACCGGACCCAGCAGTGGGACTGGGGCACCCAGACCTTCGACACCGGCGCCTATGACGCCACCCTGTGGAACACCGGTGCCCCGGCGGCCGACGACACCGCCCCCGCCCCCGGGAACTTCCCCGCGCAGCGGACCTACGACGAGAGCGCCACGTACGAAGCGGCCGGTACGTACGACGAGACGGGTACGTACGAGGAGACCGGTGCGTACGAGGAGCACCGGCCCCACGACGAGACCCGGACGTTCGACCGGCTCGACCCGTACGCCGCCGCCCCCGGCGGCCCGGACTCCGGTACGGAGCGCGGTGGCCCGGCCGACACCGGTGAACTGCCCGTCGCCGCCCTGCTGGAGGAGCAGGAAGAGATCACTCCGGTTCCGTCGTCGCGTGCGGCCTCGCGCGGCCAGGGCCGTTCGCGGCGCCGCCCCCCGGCCCGGCGTTCGGCGCTGCTGACCGTAGCGGTGCCCTCGGTGTGCGTCGTGGGTGTCGCCGGTATCGCCGCGGCCTCCGTCGGCAGCTTCACCGACGACGGCAAGGACACCGCGGCCGCCTCCGCCTCCGAGGCGCACCCCGTGCAGCCGGCCACCGCCAACAACAAGCTGGACACCCAGCTCCAGAGCCTGTCCGCCGGTGCCGACGACTTCGCCGACCGGGCCAGCCGCACCCAGGAGCGCATCGACCTCAAGGCGCAGCAGGAGGCCGACCGGAAGAAGGCGGCCGAGGAGGCGGAGCGCAAGGAGCGGCTGCGCCCCAAGTTCGCGCTGCCGGTGGCGCAGAAGGGGCTCAGCGCCTACTTCGGGCAGGCCGGCGTGAACTGGATGTCCGTGCACACCGGCATCGACTTCCCCGTCTGGTACGGGACGACGGTCATGGCGGCCACCGACGGCACCGTGCGCACCCAGTTCAACAGCGCCTACGGCAACATGCTGATCCTCACCGCGAAGGACGGCACGGAGACGTGGTACTGCCACCTCTCCCGCTACCAGGTCGTCACCGGCGCCACCGTCAAGGCGGGGCAGCCGATCGCCTTCTCGGGCAAGTCCGGCAACTCCACCGGTCCGCACCTGCACTTCGAGGTACGGCCCGGCGGCGGCGCGCCGATCAACCCGCTGCCGTGGCTGCGCAGCCACGGCCTGGACCCGACGTAG